One genomic region from Haloprofundus salinisoli encodes:
- a CDS encoding oligosaccharyl transferase, archaeosortase A system-associated yields the protein MSHRTESVEETEDSYLERLEDWYHVPALLGVVAVMLYIRLQGYGNYFAEDGTVVFSGNDAWYHLREVEYTVRHWPFTMPFDPWTYFPYGTYQGQFGTLYDQIVATAALILGLGSPSDQLVAQTLLVAPAVFGALTAIPVYYIGKRLGGRFAGLFGAVILMLLPGSFLQRSLVGVSDHNGVEPLFMAIAVLAFMVAFAVGEREKPIWELVDDRDRDALRSPLKWSALAGVALALYMWVWPPGVLLVGVVGTFLVLKMVSDVVNGESPEPIAFVGAVSMGVTALLMAIRIDTFQFSATQYSLIQPVLALAVGAGCVFLAWLAREWEARDLSVSLYPVAVGGAIAVSLGLMAVVIPDAFHQLTNNFNRILGFSAGARTRTISEAQPFLDPNTLAQFGTTATMQLLSEYGLAIFTGVAAATWMLAKPLLRGGDVRKVGYVAGSVAVVGLLYLIPAVPRTIGGALGIDHALFGLLVVFGLIVGAALLTSYRAEHLLVVVWAAFMTAAAFTQLRFNYYLALVVVAMNAYLLGEVLRYLGLRKSVARVADDIEGYQVLVVATVIMLVLTPVLLVPLGGSQSPQTATAQQIGAANAPGAYTQWDGSLDWMANNTPEEGNYGGAGNADEFGYYERFGQPADGDYDYPEGTYGVMSWWDYGHWITMGSERIPNANPFQQGATSAANFLLAPSEQQSEEVLARESTEGNQTRYVMVDWQMVTPGEKFGAPTVFYDEEENLSQSDFYQRIYAEGFRGSFFLKNQRYYDSTMVRLYEYHGSAMDPQPFVVDWEPTPAVNQQTGEEVSVPTPVGEGENATLLRTFDNMSAARDFVEEDGTAQVGGVGPYPEERVEALEHYRLVKVSESSATQSRSYFSQLLSTGQITGLNAQFLTQTPPQWVKTFERVPGATVEGSGAPANSEVRAIVQMRMETTGQTFTYVQYAETDANGNFEFTLPYSTTGYDETGDEYTNVSVRATGPYYVSTQATENESGDSVVYDGTVNVSDAKVVGEDDSAATVELSESPVEDGGNDSGNETVGNETLDNATGENPFGNESVEGDSGNETGNSSNGSTDGNDSDNSTSLVAPDATTARGASTALVTAPATVWG from the coding sequence ATGAGTCATCGAACAGAGAGCGTCGAGGAGACAGAGGACTCCTACCTCGAGCGCCTCGAAGACTGGTACCACGTCCCCGCCCTCCTGGGAGTGGTCGCCGTCATGCTCTACATCCGGTTACAGGGCTACGGCAACTACTTCGCCGAGGACGGTACCGTCGTCTTCTCCGGAAACGACGCCTGGTACCACCTCCGTGAAGTCGAATACACCGTCCGACACTGGCCCTTCACCATGCCGTTCGATCCGTGGACCTACTTCCCCTACGGCACCTACCAGGGGCAGTTCGGGACGCTGTACGACCAGATCGTCGCGACCGCCGCCCTGATTCTCGGTCTCGGCAGTCCCAGCGACCAACTCGTCGCCCAGACGCTGCTCGTCGCGCCCGCCGTCTTCGGCGCGTTGACCGCGATTCCGGTGTACTACATCGGTAAGCGCCTCGGCGGTCGGTTCGCCGGACTGTTCGGCGCGGTCATCTTGATGCTGCTGCCGGGGTCGTTCCTCCAGCGCTCGCTCGTCGGCGTCTCCGACCACAACGGCGTCGAACCGTTGTTCATGGCCATCGCCGTTCTGGCATTTATGGTCGCCTTCGCCGTCGGCGAGCGCGAGAAACCCATCTGGGAGCTCGTCGACGACCGCGACCGCGACGCCCTCCGCTCGCCGCTGAAGTGGTCCGCGCTCGCCGGTGTCGCCCTCGCGCTCTACATGTGGGTCTGGCCGCCGGGCGTCCTCCTCGTGGGCGTCGTCGGCACCTTCCTCGTCCTGAAGATGGTGAGCGACGTCGTCAACGGCGAGTCGCCCGAACCGATCGCCTTCGTCGGCGCGGTGTCGATGGGCGTCACGGCCCTCCTGATGGCGATTCGTATCGACACCTTCCAGTTCAGCGCGACGCAGTACTCGCTCATCCAGCCGGTGCTCGCGCTCGCCGTCGGCGCGGGCTGCGTGTTCCTCGCGTGGCTGGCCCGCGAGTGGGAGGCGCGCGACCTCTCGGTCTCTCTGTACCCCGTCGCGGTCGGCGGCGCGATCGCCGTCTCGCTCGGCCTCATGGCCGTCGTCATCCCCGACGCGTTCCACCAACTGACGAACAACTTCAACCGGATTCTGGGCTTCAGCGCCGGGGCGCGAACCCGGACCATCAGCGAGGCGCAGCCGTTTCTCGACCCGAACACGCTCGCGCAGTTCGGGACGACGGCGACGATGCAACTGCTCAGCGAGTACGGCCTCGCCATCTTCACCGGCGTCGCCGCGGCGACGTGGATGCTCGCGAAACCGCTGCTCCGCGGCGGCGACGTGCGCAAAGTCGGCTACGTCGCCGGCTCGGTCGCCGTCGTCGGCCTGCTGTACCTGATTCCGGCGGTTCCGCGAACGATCGGCGGTGCGCTCGGTATCGACCACGCGCTCTTCGGACTCCTCGTCGTCTTCGGCCTCATCGTCGGCGCGGCGCTGCTGACGAGTTACAGAGCCGAACACCTGCTCGTCGTCGTCTGGGCCGCGTTCATGACCGCGGCGGCGTTCACGCAACTGCGGTTCAACTACTACCTCGCGCTCGTCGTCGTCGCGATGAACGCGTATCTCCTCGGCGAGGTACTCCGCTACCTCGGGCTTCGGAAATCCGTCGCCCGCGTCGCCGACGACATCGAGGGCTATCAGGTGCTCGTCGTGGCGACGGTCATCATGCTCGTCCTCACGCCGGTGCTTCTCGTCCCGCTCGGCGGGAGCCAATCGCCCCAGACGGCGACGGCGCAGCAGATCGGTGCCGCCAACGCCCCCGGCGCGTACACCCAGTGGGACGGCAGCCTCGATTGGATGGCGAACAACACGCCGGAGGAAGGCAACTACGGCGGCGCGGGTAACGCCGACGAGTTCGGCTACTACGAGCGCTTCGGCCAACCCGCCGACGGCGACTACGACTACCCCGAGGGAACTTACGGCGTCATGTCGTGGTGGGACTACGGGCACTGGATAACGATGGGGAGCGAGCGGATTCCGAACGCGAACCCGTTCCAGCAGGGTGCGACCTCCGCGGCGAACTTCCTGCTCGCGCCGAGCGAACAGCAGTCCGAGGAAGTCCTCGCGCGCGAGAGCACCGAGGGCAATCAGACGCGCTACGTGATGGTCGACTGGCAGATGGTGACGCCGGGCGAGAAGTTCGGCGCGCCGACCGTCTTCTACGACGAAGAGGAGAACCTCTCGCAGTCGGACTTCTACCAGCGCATCTACGCCGAAGGGTTCCGCGGGAGCTTCTTCCTGAAGAACCAGCGCTACTACGACAGCACGATGGTCCGGCTGTACGAGTATCACGGCAGCGCGATGGACCCGCAGCCGTTTGTCGTCGACTGGGAGCCGACGCCAGCCGTGAACCAGCAGACCGGCGAGGAAGTCAGCGTCCCGACACCCGTCGGCGAGGGTGAGAACGCGACGCTCTTGCGGACGTTCGACAACATGAGCGCCGCCCGCGACTTCGTCGAGGAGGACGGCACCGCCCAGGTCGGCGGCGTCGGTCCGTACCCCGAAGAGCGCGTCGAGGCGCTGGAGCACTACCGCCTCGTGAAGGTCAGCGAGTCGTCGGCGACGCAGTCGCGGTCGTATTTCAGTCAACTGCTCAGCACCGGTCAGATTACGGGACTGAACGCGCAGTTCCTGACGCAGACGCCGCCGCAGTGGGTGAAGACGTTCGAGCGCGTCCCCGGCGCGACGGTCGAGGGCAGCGGCGCACCCGCCAACAGCGAAGTCCGCGCGATCGTCCAGATGCGGATGGAGACGACCGGCCAGACGTTCACCTACGTCCAGTACGCCGAGACGGACGCCAACGGCAACTTCGAGTTCACGCTGCCGTACTCGACGACCGGCTACGACGAGACGGGCGACGAGTACACGAACGTCAGCGTCCGCGCGACGGGCCCGTACTACGTCAGCACGCAGGCGACCGAGAACGAGTCGGGCGATTCGGTCGTCTACGACGGCACGGTCAACGTCTCCGACGCGAAAGTCGTCGGTGAGGACGACAGCGCCGCGACGGTCGAACTGTCCGAGTCGCCCGTCGAAGACGGCGGCAACGACTCGGGTAACGAGACGGTTGGAAACGAGACGCTCGACAACGCCACCGGCGAGAACCCGTTCGGCAACGAGAGCGTCGAGGGCGACTCCGGCAACGAGACCGGCAACTCGTCGAACGGGTCGACCGACGGCAACGACTCCGACAACAGCACGTCGCTCGTCGCCCCCGACGCGACGACCGCTCGCGGCGCGTCGACCGCACTGGTGACCGCTCCGGCGACGGTGTGGGGCTAA